A stretch of DNA from Hemitrygon akajei chromosome 4, sHemAka1.3, whole genome shotgun sequence:
TTTGTGGAGGATCAGGAGATATACAAATCTTGCAGCTTATGGCCGTGTCGATTCTGCCTGAGTGTTGCACCCAAGACCCAATGTTCTGCTAGCCctgtaagttaaaaaaaaaacattaacttTCGAGTATCGGCTACAGGAGCTCTGCACGGAGAACTTCCATGATGTTCTGAAGTATTGTACAAACGCTTTTCTAATACTGATATATTCCAGCTTGACTATTCACCCCACCAATCATGCAGGGTACGCTTCTGACAAAACATTGACTTTATAGAGTTGTCTTGCTGCTTCTACGTCCTAACAACTGTTGCACATTTATTTGAGTGCCTCCATGTTCGATACTGCGTGACTTAAAACCTTACAGGGTGTGTTGCTGAATGAAGAAGATGACGCGGAGGAATTTGCGGTGTTAGTATTGACTGTTAGGTGATGTAGCAAATGGAACCAGTGGATGATACCATAGCTGGCATTGCAGGAGGCAATGTGAAACAATGCATCGTGCAATTGAAGCAGGGGGCATACTGCAACCGGAAGTGGATGATCAAGTCTAGCTGCGGCTTGGAAGGAGGCTTACTCGGGCATGAGATCTCACGTGGCTGCTTCATGCAACACTGAGTGCCCGCCGCAGAGCCCTGGGTTTAAGATCCCAGGAAGGAATGTAAGGCGGAGCTGGGGCGCTTGTTCCCGTCAGCATTTTGTTTCTCGGGAACATAGGAGCGATGTTCCTTTATGGCTCCTTCTTGACGGCAGCGACTACAGTGAAAATACACCGGCAGTGGCAGTCGAACACTTTAGGACGTTCTGGGCTCGAGGTGATATAGAAATTAACGCCTTTAACTTCGCCGTTTAGTTTTGGAAGTTCAAAACAATCGTTTTCAAACATATTTTTACTCTCTTAATTCTGTTTGCCTGCGTGTTAATTAAATAAACACGGTTTGAACTCCCAGCATTGTTGCAAAGGATTCCCGCAGCTTTCCTGGCTCACAGGGGACTCGTTCGAGGGAGTCCCGTCCACGGTTCAATTCCAGCCTTGCGCTGCCCAAACACATCTAGAGTTCCTGCCCAAATCTTACAGCCCATCTGCAATCTAGTGTCTGCGGGTATTTCAGTGAAGGAGTGCTGCGATTTTCTCGTTCTGTTTCTGTTTGTAAACGCATGTCAACGTAGGGAGGAATACCAATCTACTGATTGTGACAGGTGCAGACTGAGCGATAATACCACGGCGCTCGATAGAGGGAATCTCCACTCGTTGACATACCCCTCATCGGTTCCAGAAAAGTATACGACCACAACACATACAATCCCATTAGTTAATAGCTCGCACTTTGCACCAACCACTGTCCTGTACTTAAAGGAAACCCAATTTCCGCGCCACCCGCGTTAAACGTTCACTCCGAATTGGTCAGAAACCGCAGTTCCAGATGTACACTGCAGCAAGAATTTGCGCTGCAGAAGGACTGTGCTGAGTAGCGGGCGACTGTCGGACGTTGGAGTTTGAGTCCCGTGTGCTTGTTTTCGGGGATTCACGCTCTGTACTAAATGCGCAGAACGGTGCGGGGGTCTCGGTCAAACATTGctgtgcctcctgcctgatgccATTGCGTTGGGAAGCGGCCGTAATACATCACCCAACGGCGAGACGCGGACTGGGTGATCGCCGGCATACTATACGCTTTCGCCAAAGACCAATTGAAGGAGGGATCCGAAGTGCTACTTTTTTCGTTTATGTTTAGTTTTTCAAAACTTTGCTTAAGGATCTTTGTGAAATTAGAAAATAACAGCTCGGGTTGTGTGTGTCTGCGCTGCGAGCATCATTGGAACTAATCTGGTGTAGAGTAGGTGCAGTGTTGATGTGAAGCAGTACTGTGGACGTGAATTTCCTTCTCCCCCTTCAAGAACAGGCAGCTCAATGTGCCAGGATGGGGCGATCTCGAAGCCGGGATGACGCAAGCCATCGTCCTCAACCGCAACCCCCACCCCCGCCCAAAAATAATAAGAGGTGTTTCTGGGCGAAGATGGCCGCAACTTGCACTCAACATGAAGATTGTGTCGCTCCAAAACGTCAGGACCAGCCACATTTCGTCGCCGTCAGGGGAAATAGTTCAACTTTTTTTCAGCATGTATTTGGTAAATGCTTTGATCAGATGCTGGCTGTAAGGCTAGTGTGATCTGAATTTGCAGTGAGTGCTTAGGAGAGAGACGAGCATGCTGTCACCCAGAAGTAGGTTTTACCCCGGAGAGTCATGGGCAAGTCTGATGTGACCGTATCTGTCTTCATCTGCTTGCACCGATTGGATGGCAACAGTTGACCATTCACGGAGAGTGAGAGGTACATTCAACCCAAGCAAACGTCCAGCAGAATAGCAATTAAGCGGAACCAGAAAGACAAACCGGTCAATGTATATTGGGGCAAAGGATTGCTCGCTGTGGAGCCAGCCGGAGCTGCATTTATTCACAGTATGATCAAGGGCGCCTGGATGTGTCGGCAGCAAGATAACGGATTAAAAATTTGGTATGTCCCCCGACAGAACGACAAACCATGCACGGATTCAGAACGGGCCCAGAAATGGCGACTGTCCTTAGCATCTCTGTTGTTTTTTACGGTCCTTCTGTCTGATCACTTGTGGCTGTGCGCGGAGGCGAATCGGACCAGAAGCAGGGAAGAGCAGCAGATCACTTCAGCAGTGACGACGGGAGGGAATCGTTTCCTTTCCCCCATATTCTTCAGAGCTGATCGGGCAAGGGGCACCATCAGCAGTGACAAACGTGCTTTTTTTCTAGGTAATGCCACTACCAGACCTATCTGCCAACGGGGGTCGTGCTACCCACATTATGTCTCTGAGCAGTGTGTAAGTATTGAAGATGCTGAGTCGGTCTGtggcagtgtgagtgtggaagccAGCGATGGGTCGCCACCGCCGTCTTTCAACAATTTCCACCTTTCCTTTTGTGAATCGTACACCCTTTCGGAACTGTTCGCCGGGATGTCGAGACCTGAGGGCTCGAATTGCGATCTGAGCCTTGCGCTGGACGGAGATGCCACAGTTTGCGTTCAGTGCGTTGAGATTTATCAGCGGCTAGACCAACATGCCCAGGAAAAATATGAAGAGTTCCAAACCCTGTTTCAGAAGTATATGCAGTCGGGAGAATACTCTGTGAAAAGTTGCATCGATGACTGTAAGGTAAGAGCGTTGACTTGTTATTCCCTGTATTTGTTTTCTGACACCGTTGGAGCTGAGGGAGTTGGAGAATTTTACTGTCGGCATGGCGACGTACTTTGGTGGCGGGGTGCGCCGGGTTTCTTGGACACGGATATTGTTCGGAATTTGTGATGTGTAGAGAACTATGCTGCTTTGAAAAGTATTGTGGCTGAGCGGTTCGGGTGCAGAATGCTGCTGCTGATTTTGCGCAGTTCTAAAGTGCGGACAAGCGGTGCATGTAAATGACAGTCGATCTGGCTAAACATCTGGGATCTACTGGGATTTTGCCAGCTCGGCTTTCCCATTGAGCTACTGGTGGGTGGGTTAGTAGAGAAAGTAGCACTTGTGGAGAAATGTCTCCAACTACCTGGTTAGGTGTGAGTGGTTACTACTCTCTCGGTTATAAATCTAACCTGACAGTTTAGGAGCGTACCCCGGGGCTGTCTGGCACTCGTATGCTAGACGCGCGGTAGCTGCAAATCGCACCTGTGCGATTTTTGACTGGAACCGGAGAGTGTGATTGGGATGCAAGACCGGCCAAAACAAAGTTTCGGATTCCCGAAGGCCACCCAAATGTCATTTAATAGTACTGAACGCTATCTCTACTGTCGCTCTTTTCAAATATACTTACGCAAATATGTCATACAAGTGTAAACCGGCAGGATATCGGAAAAAATAACAGATTTAATTGAAGTCTTATTTTTAGTTTTACTTGTGAATTACTGTCTGTATACTAATCAAATGTTCGGTGAGTTAAAAGCGACGAATGTGATGTCTACATACAGCATTAGCAGAGGAGTCTGGATAGACTATGATGTTCGCTTTATTCAGCTCCTTGTTATTCACTTCGCATCTTCACATGCAGCCGAGAGTAATCGTAATGGTTGAAACCCGACTGTGTAAGCAGCGCTGTTAAACGTCGAATAGTCACAAACTTTGTAAGATCACTTGCAAGTACTCGGGAGAGGGAATTAAGAAGAGAATCACAGCATTCTTATTCAACTAATCGATACTTACACCGATACTAATTCATACTTATATTGAACTAGTTATCAGGCACTATAAGTGGAAGAGATtgggtttcatattttttcttctttacaATATTTTAGATATTTTAGGATAATATTTTACGAGAAGCAGGCGAAAGGAAAAGATGGAACCTCAGGAATAAAGTGAGTAATGAAAGAGATAGattgaggaagagggagagaggtgtgGTGAGGACGGGATAGAAGTAAGGCCAGAGAAGCAGTCAATTATTTTAAGAACTAATCACATTTCTATTTCTGTTAGTGAACAACGTCAGTCGCTCTCCTAGGTGCTGAATGTACATGTTTCAAGAATTACATTTATCTTTCAAGTGAAATATTCAAATTTAAAGCAAACGATAATTAACTTTACTTATGTACCTACAGTTATGTGATGTtataaaaaaaacaagtaaatgtTGTTTTTCTGCTGGAAGACATACTTAATTTGTTCGCCAATGAAGGTATCACTTGAATTCAGAACTATCTCAATTTATATTCAAAAACACATACTCTCTTGATTATGGAAAGTTAATAATTGTTTAACTTTTTCTTAATTTCCTgcaaattttatttaattaataattTTGTTAATAAATGTTAATGTCATGAAAACTTGTGAATTAGAATAAATTATGTAAATATGTATGTGTGGGTTCAACCTGGAAAAATAATTACACCTAGTTCACAATCTTACAGTTGCATTTTTGAATAGTATGCAGGATATCAGTTCGGAACTAGCTATTGTTCATTCTAGTTGAATGAAGATCCAAAATGCATTCCCATGTTCAATAATGTTTTGGGATAATTCATTATTAGCTTTCATTCGTGCCCTTGGAAGCACCCAAGCCAAAAGCCACATTTTAGTATTGATTTTCTCACCACAATGTCTTAGATATGTATTGTTTTGTTATTGTACTTATTGTTTATTACTGTTGACAAACACTATTGTGATATTGTGATTATACGTGATGACAATAACAAACTTTGTAGAGGTTCATATTGCAGGCCTGTTTACTGATATATGACTTGCAAAAAAAGCAGTGTTATTTTTCCACAATTAGGGAGGTATGTATCtatttttggcatgcatttttttcttttgcttgCCCTTGTTTTGATTACTTGCAGTGGCAATGAGCAAACATTGGTGTTCTGC
This window harbors:
- the LOC140726013 gene encoding NALCN channel auxiliary factor 1-like, which translates into the protein MIKGAWMCRQQDNGLKIWYVPRQNDKPCTDSERAQKWRLSLASLLFFTVLLSDHLWLCAEANRTRSREEQQITSAVTTGGNRFLSPIFFRADRARGTISSDKRAFFLGNATTRPICQRGSCYPHYVSEQCVSIEDAESVCGSVSVEASDGSPPPSFNNFHLSFCESYTLSELFAGMSRPEGSNCDLSLALDGDATVCVQCVEIYQRLDQHAQEKYEEFQTLFQKYMQSGEYSVKSCIDDCKVRALTCYSLYLFSDTVGAEGVGEFYCRHGDVLWWRGAPGFLDTDIVRNL